The following are encoded in a window of Pseudomonas multiresinivorans genomic DNA:
- a CDS encoding DoxX family protein gives MTLLTLNPLKTAFDQLDRLAAWGWDVPLRLFLAWEFFESGLEKWHGDNWFEQIHASFPFPFNHFSAGFDWQVSMWAELIAPVLLLLGLATRFASASLIVVTIVAIAAVHWPAQWSTLSELAQGYSITDHGFGNYKLPLIYLVALVPLVLKGAGALSVDGMTSRLHRSRA, from the coding sequence ATGACCCTGCTGACCCTGAACCCGCTCAAGACCGCTTTCGACCAACTCGACCGCCTCGCCGCCTGGGGCTGGGACGTCCCCCTGCGGCTGTTCCTGGCCTGGGAGTTCTTCGAGTCAGGCCTGGAGAAATGGCACGGCGACAACTGGTTCGAACAGATCCACGCCAGCTTCCCCTTCCCCTTCAACCACTTCTCCGCCGGCTTCGACTGGCAGGTGTCGATGTGGGCCGAACTGATCGCGCCGGTGCTATTGCTGCTGGGCCTGGCGACCCGCTTCGCCTCGGCCTCGCTGATCGTCGTGACCATCGTGGCCATCGCCGCGGTGCACTGGCCAGCGCAGTGGTCGACCTTGTCCGAGCTCGCCCAGGGCTATTCGATCACCGACCACGGCTTCGGCAACTACAAGCTGCCGCTGATCTATCTGGTGGCGTTGGTGCCGCTGGTGCTCAAGGGTGCGGGCGCGCTGAGTGTGGATGGGATGACTAGCCGGCTACATCGCTCGCGTGCCTGA
- a CDS encoding DMT family transporter codes for MTISATRELSTIARRQLAGAVTVVLFLTVCLSWGTTWLGIRIAVETVPPLTASGLRFLIAFPLFLAFARLRGDAIVFPRRSSGFFIFVTLCYFGVPYFLLNYGETLVSSGLAALLFSCMPVFILIFSAIFLRERIQTLQVIGIAIGFASLYMILREQGLGFEHQDFIGVLAILAAALMHALCYVVTKQKGSAISVITYNTLPIGLAGLALFSFGLLVEQPSFSQISARSWWALTYLGLCASVGGFLVYFFLLKRLSPVVLSFVFIIFPVFAVIIGAWYEGQAISTSLALYSLLLLLGFAITKLPPPSLFVRK; via the coding sequence ATGACTATTTCCGCTACCCGTGAACTCTCCACCATTGCCAGGAGGCAGCTGGCAGGTGCCGTGACGGTCGTGCTGTTCTTGACCGTGTGCCTCAGCTGGGGTACTACCTGGCTGGGAATACGTATCGCCGTTGAAACGGTGCCACCGCTGACGGCATCCGGTCTGCGCTTCCTGATCGCCTTTCCATTGTTCCTGGCATTCGCCAGGCTGCGCGGTGACGCGATTGTCTTTCCTCGACGAAGCAGCGGCTTCTTCATTTTCGTCACGCTGTGCTACTTCGGCGTGCCGTACTTCCTCCTCAACTACGGCGAGACCCTGGTTTCCTCAGGGCTGGCAGCGCTGCTGTTCAGTTGCATGCCCGTGTTCATCCTGATCTTTTCGGCGATATTCCTGCGAGAAAGGATTCAGACACTCCAGGTGATCGGCATCGCCATCGGCTTTGCCAGCCTGTACATGATTCTTCGCGAGCAGGGCCTGGGCTTCGAACACCAGGATTTCATCGGCGTCCTGGCCATCCTTGCCGCCGCGCTGATGCATGCCTTGTGCTATGTGGTGACCAAGCAGAAAGGCTCGGCGATCAGCGTCATTACCTACAACACTTTGCCCATCGGCCTTGCCGGGCTGGCGCTGTTCAGCTTCGGATTGCTGGTAGAGCAGCCGTCGTTTTCGCAGATATCCGCCAGGTCCTGGTGGGCGCTGACATACCTTGGGCTGTGCGCCTCGGTTGGCGGTTTCCTCGTCTACTTCTTCTTGTTGAAACGACTGAGCCCTGTGGTCCTGTCCTTTGTGTTCATCATTTTCCCTGTCTTTGCGGTGATCATCGGTGCCTGGTACGAGGGGCAAGCGATCTCCACCAGCCTGGCGCTCTATTCGCTGCTGTTATTGCTGGGTTTTGCTATCACCAAGCTGCCTCCGCCTTCGCTGTTCGTGCGCAAGTAA